ACTATCAGCGCATCTTCGAAGAACCAGTGTTCCTCGACGCACTGGTCAACTCCCTGGAAGTTGTGTTGATCACCGTCGTCGTCAGCATCCTCGTCGCCTATCCCTTTGCCTACATCCTGGCCTATCGGGTCCCCCCAAAATGGCAGCGGCCCCTGTTGCTGCTGGCCGTGCTGCCGTTCTGGACGTCCTATGTGGTTCGCTCCTACAGCTGGCTGCTGGTTCTGGCCAAGAACGGCGTCGTGAACGGAATGATGCAAACAACCGGACTCATATCCGAACCCGTTTCACTCGCCAACACCAGGCTGGCAACGGTCATCGGATTCGTGCACTTCTTCACCATGCTCGTTTCCCTCACCATCTATGCGAGCCTGACACAGATACCGGACTCATACCGCAAAGCCGCCCGAGATCTCGGTGCCTCCGGTCCGATGACGTTCCTGCGGGTGACACTGCCGCTGAGCATGCCCGGAGTCGTCGTCGGCGCCTTCCTGACATTCGTTCTCGCCATCGGAGACTTCATCACTCCTCAGATACTCGGCGGAGGTCAGGAACTCCTCCTTCCTCAGGCGATCATGCTGCAGGTCCAGCGGCGCGGTGACTTCCCGCTGGCCGCTGCGCTCAGCGTGATCCTTCTCGTCATCGTGATCGCGGTCTACGGAGCGTCGGCCAAGCGCCTGACCCTGGAAGGCAAATGAAGCAACTCGGCAGCGTCCTTCGATTCTCATATGTGGTGGCGATCTTCGGATTCATACTGCTGCCGGTGCTCTCGCTCGTCTTGTTCTCATTTCAGGACGGAGCGGTGGCGCTGCCGCCGCTGCGCGGATTGTCCTTCCGCTGGTACGAGGCCCTATTCGCAGACGGGCGGATGATGGCGGCCCTCCGCAACTCCGTCGTCGTCGGCCTGGTGTCCGCGGCGATCTGTACGGTCCTCGGCTTCTTTGCAGCCTATGGATTCGCCAGGTACCGGCCGAAGTGGGCACAAATCCTGCGCGCCTACTTGATCGCCCCTCTCGGCGTCTCCTATCTCGTGATAGGACTCGGTCTGTCGCTCACCTTCAGCGAACTGAGCATCGGAAGATCACTGGTGACCGCCACGATCGGGCACATCGTGATCAATCTCCCGCTCGCCTTCGCCATAATCTTGAGTCAGATGAGCGAGCAGCAGGAGAGCTACGAGCGGGCTGCTCGCGATCTCGGGGCGAGAGAGCCACAGGTTCTCGGTCTGATCACGGTGCCGATGCTGGCACCGGGACTTCTCGCGGCTTTCCTCTTGTCGTTCACGCTCTCCTGGGACGAGTTCGTCATCGCTCTGCTGCTCACCAGGTTCGACGTGACCCTCCCGGTCGAGATCTGGTCGGCATTGAGAACCGGATTGAATCCGAAAACGAATGCTGCCGGAACCATCGTGTTCGGATTGTCGATCGGCATGCTGATCGTCACGTATGCCTTCATCAGACGGAGACTGGAGAGACAGCGATGATCCGCGGCGCCAAGCTCACCATCGAAGGTATAACGAAACGCTACGGCGAGACGGCTGCACTGGATGATGTCCACCTGGAAGTCGCTCCGGGCTCCTACGTCGTGATCCTCGGACCGTCCGGCAGCGGCAAGACGACACTGCTGAGCATCCTCGGCGGCTTCACCCCGCCAACTGAAGGCCGCATCCTCGTCGATGAGATCGACGTCACCCACTTGTCCCCGGTGAAGAGACCAACGACGACCGTATTTCAGGATTACGCGTTGTTTCCCCACATGACCGTTGCCAAGAACGTCGGGTTCGGACTGGCAATGCACGGCATCAAAGGCGAGGAGAGATCCGATCGCGTGACCCGGGCGCTCGATCTCGTCGGTCTTCCCGGCACGGGCGATCGCCACATCGCCTCGCTGTCCGGCGGACAGCGACAGCGGGTGGCGCTCGCCCGTGCCGTAGTGATCGAACCGCGTGTGCTGCTCCTCGATGAGCCGCTCGGTGCTCTCGATCTCAAGCTGCGGCGCCAGATGCAAGATGAACTGAGTGAAATCCAGAGAAGCCTCGGCACCACGTTCGTGCACGTCACCCACGATCAGGAGGAGGCGATGAGCCTGGCCGACAACATCGTGGTGCTGCGCGATGGGCGTATCGAAGATCAAGGTCCACCCGACCGCCTGTACCTTCGCCCCACCACACGTTTCTCGGCGACCTTCATGGGGGACAGCAATCTGGTCCAGGGAACCGCCGGCCGGTCGATCGGAGACCGGGTGTCGGTTGAGACATCGTTCGGCGTGTTCGTCGTCGGCGGCCAAGCACAGGCTGGCGCTCGTGTGGCACTGGCCGTTCGGCCCGAGCACCTCCGAACCGACGATGAGGGGGACTTGGTGCTGGGAGAGGGCCGAGTCCTGGGTCGCCACTTCATCGGGGCCCACCAGAGATGCAGGGTCGAAATCGGCGATCAGGAGCTGGTAATCAATGCTCCTGCCAAGCCTCCTCTGGAGGAGGGCCAGATCGTCCGTGTCTCGGTCGACGCGGACGATGTCGTGCTGCTCCAGGACGGAGGCTCAGAAGCTCTCTAGGTCGGGCAGATCGAGGGGGATAGGGTCCATTCCCAACCGGACGGTGTGATCGGCGACGTCACCCAGCGTTGCAACCCACACATCGGGCAGGGATCTCAGACGTTCGAGTAGTTCCCGCAAAGCCGCTGCGCGGGCGGGTCGGCCGCTCAAGAAGGGATGCATGACGGGAACGGCACAGCCGCCGTACTCCCGGTACGCGACGATCTCCTGCCACCACGTTTCCATCACATCGGCGGGACGTTCGATCACCCCTTGTCCTGACGGCGGATCGGGCATATACGCATACCGCTCCCAGTCGTCGAGGGCCCACGACTGGGGGATCTCGACGATCGGACCGTGTGCCGTTGTCACGGTGTACGGAGTGTCCCGATCGAACAGACTGGCGTCGTAGACGAAGCCGTACTCGGACAGAAGACCCAGGGTATGGCGCGAGGCCTCCCACCACGGAGCCCGAAAACCTGCCGGGCGGACGCCGTGTTTCGCCAGCGCTTCAAGTCCGCGTTCGAGTTCCGCGCGCTCCTCTTCCACGCTCAAATGGGCGGGAGGACGGTGGAGGTATCCATGGTGGCCAACCTCGTGCCCGGCTTCGAGCACGGCCGCAACGGCACCCGGATATCGGTCGGCAGTGAAGCCGGGAATGAAGAAGGTCGCGCGGTACCCGGCTTCCAGGAGAATCTCCAGCAAGCGCGGAAGACCGGTGATCGGACCGTACGCCTGGTGTGTCATCACCGAGGGACGCTCTGCGTATGCCCGGTCCACTGCGAGGATCACCGATTCGGCATCGAGGTCGAAGGACAGCGCCACCGCCGAACGGTAGTTGTCCGGCCAGGCGTACTGGGCCGATTGTTCGCTCATCAGACTCTCCTCACCAGGTGCGGTCATAGCTGCGGAATGTCGCGTGGAAACCATGCGCCGTCATCGCGACGTCCCAGATCTTCGGCGAAACGCCGGCCGTCCCAGACGGCGGCTGCGATGCTGCCGGGGCTGAGCGCATCGCCGACCGTGCGGACGGACAGCAGCCCCGCGTCGTCCCAAGTCTCCTGCCGGTCTCGCAAGTCCAGATACAGCGCTTCGTTCGGCAGCCGGCTCGTGACCAACACGGCCGAGTCGCACTCGACCGTCCGCTCGGCCTTCGTATAAGCATTGGTCACGGCGACCCCGTCGGACAGCGTCCCGGCCACGGTGTGCGAAAGGATGAGCTCCACTCCGAGGTCGAGCAGGCGGGCCTGGATCCGACGCTGCTCCATGGTCTTGTGCGTCCAGGTCGACACCTCCGGAGCCGGGGTGACCAGGCCGACCGCGAAGCCGTCCTTGACCAGCAACTCGGCAAGCGCCCCGCCCATGTAGTAGTGATCGTCATCGAACACGATGACGCGCTCGCCGCGGGGGCGGGTGCCGTTCATCAGGTCGTCCGGTGTCAGGATCTCGAGAGAACCGGTCAGATCGATCGGCCGCGCGTGCGAGCGCCCGACGCCGTCGCGGCGCCATGTCGCTCCGGTGGCGATCGCCACGTGGTGGAACCCGTAGGACAGTATCTCTTCTCCCTCCATGGCGCTCTCCAGGAAGAACTCGACGTTGCTCAGCTTCTCGACCTGCGTCCGCCGGTAATCGAGAACCCGGATCCACTCCGCCAGGCCGGGAAGTCGCGCTTCCTTGGCGACCCGACCTCCCAACCGTCGCGAAGCTTCGGTCAGTACGACCTCGTACCCTCGCCGGGCGGCCGACATCGCCGCCTCGAGGCCGGCCGGTCCCCCGCCCACTACCAGCACCTTCTCGTCCCCGCCCCTGGGGCGCATCACCTCCGGATGCCAGCCGCGGCGCCACTCCTCCCCCATCGACGGATTCTGCGTGCAGCGGATCGGCGACATGGTGAAGTCGCTGGCCACGCAGATGTTGCATCCGATGCACTCGCGAATGTCCTCCATCCTGCCTTCCTCGATCTTCACCGGGAGGAACGGGTCGGCGATCGAAGGCCGCGCCGCGCCGATGAAGTCGAGAACTCCCTGCCTGACCATGCGCACCATGGTGTCCGGCGAGGTGAACCGACCGACGCCGACCACCGGCTTCGAGGTCAGCTGTTTGAGACCTCGCATCAAGTCTTCTCTGTCGTTCTCGGGAGCGAACCTCGACGTAACCGAATCGTCCGGCCAGGCACCCACCATGAAGTCCCACACATCGGGATGCTCCCCGACCATCTCCATGACCCCGACCATGTCGTCCCGCGTGAACCCGTCCGAGCCGATGAGCTCGTCGACGACGATCCGGCAGGCAACCGCCGTCCGGCCGTCCACAGCCTCCAGGGTGTCCTCGAGCACCTCGCGGAGCAGACGAGCCCGGTTCTCCAACGAACCTCCGTACTCGTCGGTTCGATTGTTGTAGCGGGGGGAGAGGAAGTGCTGCAGGGTCGACAAATTGTGACCGGCGTACACGTAGACGATGTCGTACCCCGCCCGGACCGACCTTAAGGCAGCTTCCCTATGCCAGCGCCGGAGGTCGGCGATATCGCCTTTGTCCATCCGCCTGGCCTGGATCGGATAGAGATCGCCGGAGGTCGGCCTGTGCGACGGACCCATGGGAGGTATACGCGTATACATGTTGTTCACCGACATCCCGTTATGGACGAGTTCGATGGCGGCCAGTGAGCCGTGGACATGGATCGCGTCGGTGACCAGTGCGT
The sequence above is a segment of the Acidimicrobiia bacterium genome. Coding sequences within it:
- a CDS encoding ABC transporter permease, with the protein product MVIAYSFFRRVGGSIDTTPSMENYQRIFEEPVFLDALVNSLEVVLITVVVSILVAYPFAYILAYRVPPKWQRPLLLLAVLPFWTSYVVRSYSWLLVLAKNGVVNGMMQTTGLISEPVSLANTRLATVIGFVHFFTMLVSLTIYASLTQIPDSYRKAARDLGASGPMTFLRVTLPLSMPGVVVGAFLTFVLAIGDFITPQILGGGQELLLPQAIMLQVQRRGDFPLAAALSVILLVIVIAVYGASAKRLTLEGK
- a CDS encoding ABC transporter permease, whose product is MKQLGSVLRFSYVVAIFGFILLPVLSLVLFSFQDGAVALPPLRGLSFRWYEALFADGRMMAALRNSVVVGLVSAAICTVLGFFAAYGFARYRPKWAQILRAYLIAPLGVSYLVIGLGLSLTFSELSIGRSLVTATIGHIVINLPLAFAIILSQMSEQQESYERAARDLGAREPQVLGLITVPMLAPGLLAAFLLSFTLSWDEFVIALLLTRFDVTLPVEIWSALRTGLNPKTNAAGTIVFGLSIGMLIVTYAFIRRRLERQR
- a CDS encoding ABC transporter ATP-binding protein; translation: MIRGAKLTIEGITKRYGETAALDDVHLEVAPGSYVVILGPSGSGKTTLLSILGGFTPPTEGRILVDEIDVTHLSPVKRPTTTVFQDYALFPHMTVAKNVGFGLAMHGIKGEERSDRVTRALDLVGLPGTGDRHIASLSGGQRQRVALARAVVIEPRVLLLDEPLGALDLKLRRQMQDELSEIQRSLGTTFVHVTHDQEEAMSLADNIVVLRDGRIEDQGPPDRLYLRPTTRFSATFMGDSNLVQGTAGRSIGDRVSVETSFGVFVVGGQAQAGARVALAVRPEHLRTDDEGDLVLGEGRVLGRHFIGAHQRCRVEIGDQELVINAPAKPPLEEGQIVRVSVDADDVVLLQDGGSEAL
- a CDS encoding polysaccharide deacetylase — protein: MSEQSAQYAWPDNYRSAVALSFDLDAESVILAVDRAYAERPSVMTHQAYGPITGLPRLLEILLEAGYRATFFIPGFTADRYPGAVAAVLEAGHEVGHHGYLHRPPAHLSVEEERAELERGLEALAKHGVRPAGFRAPWWEASRHTLGLLSEYGFVYDASLFDRDTPYTVTTAHGPIVEIPQSWALDDWERYAYMPDPPSGQGVIERPADVMETWWQEIVAYREYGGCAVPVMHPFLSGRPARAAALRELLERLRSLPDVWVATLGDVADHTVRLGMDPIPLDLPDLESF
- a CDS encoding FAD-dependent oxidoreductase; this translates as MTTARDPRYDILFEPVRIGPVTARNRFYQVPQCNGMGYRDPSGLAAMRGIKAEGGWAVVSTEEAEIHHSSETAPYIEGRIWDDRDLPAHALVTDAIHVHGSLAAIELVHNGMSVNNMYTRIPPMGPSHRPTSGDLYPIQARRMDKGDIADLRRWHREAALRSVRAGYDIVYVYAGHNLSTLQHFLSPRYNNRTDEYGGSLENRARLLREVLEDTLEAVDGRTAVACRIVVDELIGSDGFTRDDMVGVMEMVGEHPDVWDFMVGAWPDDSVTSRFAPENDREDLMRGLKQLTSKPVVGVGRFTSPDTMVRMVRQGVLDFIGAARPSIADPFLPVKIEEGRMEDIRECIGCNICVASDFTMSPIRCTQNPSMGEEWRRGWHPEVMRPRGGDEKVLVVGGGPAGLEAAMSAARRGYEVVLTEASRRLGGRVAKEARLPGLAEWIRVLDYRRTQVEKLSNVEFFLESAMEGEEILSYGFHHVAIATGATWRRDGVGRSHARPIDLTGSLEILTPDDLMNGTRPRGERVIVFDDDHYYMGGALAELLVKDGFAVGLVTPAPEVSTWTHKTMEQRRIQARLLDLGVELILSHTVAGTLSDGVAVTNAYTKAERTVECDSAVLVTSRLPNEALYLDLRDRQETWDDAGLLSVRTVGDALSPGSIAAAVWDGRRFAEDLGRRDDGAWFPRDIPQL